DNA from Brassica napus cultivar Da-Ae chromosome C4, Da-Ae, whole genome shotgun sequence:
GGCTTCTTCTTTGTTAGGTCTCCTTGGAAGTGTGGCTCCATGTGTGTTGTATGGAAGCAATGCAGAGAGGCTTGGGTCTGCTCCTGGAACGTTTTCGAATCACTGCTTGACGTATTTAGGGTTGTACTTTGTTGGCAACTCTCTGTTTGGATGGAACTGCCTTGCTCCATGGTTCTCTTATTCTAGCCGCTCTGCCATTCGCCGAAGGTTTAACCTTGAGGTAATGATCGAATTATCTGATATTTAATCCggaaaaaaactgtttttatatctgaattatccaaaattatcTGAGAAACAGGAACCGAATATTAGTTAGTTCTTAACATTGTTGCccgaaccaaaaaccgaaataaccaaaaccgaaccaaatttcAAATAATCAAACGGTTCCTATATCTTTAGAACcgaaaatcgaaaaaaaaaatgaactggAAGTGAACGCCAAGCCTAGTTGTACTCTAAGATAAGAAAAGAGTCAATCAACTCCTCTCTTTATATATCTTCTTGGTTGTGTACCACTCTCTGAGTTTTATAGGAGCCATGGAGAGACAAGTCTTGTCTCATAGGCACTCTAGTGTCTCTAGTTTTAGGCATGTGTATTACGAGAGTCTCCGTTGCATTCCATCTCGTGACcctatcttttgttttcttttggtgTAAAAAACAGGGAAGCTTTGAGGCGATGAACAGGTCGTGTGGTTGCTGCGGTAGCTGCATAGAGGATGAGATGCAAAGGGAACATATGGAGACGACTTGTGACTTTGTGACGCATGTCCTTTGCCATACATGTGCACTTTGCCAAGAAGGCCGTGAGATCCGCAGGAAGGTTCTTCACCCGGGTTTCAATGCTCAGTCCACTGTGGTTGTGCTTCCACCAAGTGAACAAACCATGGGACGTAAGTAAGTGAAAAGCTTGCGTTGAGTCATGTGTCCTAAATAACATTTGTACACACACAGGTGAACTATGATGTTGTCTCTTGCTTGCTTTTGTCGCgtgttcttttcattttttttttggtcgttCTTCAATGCATGCAATGATGCAAACATATGTATATCTTTATTGTTACGTGCTTGGTTTTGGATATGGTCTTGTAATATTCAATAAAGTTTCGCAACTTGTAACTCTATAAACGTGGAGGCATACCCTTTCCGGCGGAACCTTCATTGCTCATAGCTCCAAACCAAAGTCTGTGAGATCAGATGTGGTAAAGAACGGTTCGGAGATTCTAATGAAATGAAGAGATCTGTTTTTGGACCGGAGAGATTAAGACGAGTGATTGATTacatcttctctattaaaatagaattaccatttttatctattatttagAAGTTTACTATGACCATTTTATTAATCACATAATATGattgttgtccaaaaaaaaaaatcacataatatgacataataattaataaaaatattaataataaattaattttaactatagatttgaattttattttcagttataataaaatttgttgagaaaaatctaataaaatcctactaaatttttaaacaatttttattaaatattgctttaattaattttgtaattaagtaatataatgctatcatctaccactaaaacgggttcaaatttgttaatcatgtcatatatttttatacaaatgaagttattaacatatgttaaaaattttatacagctatatattttcaaaaattatatgttgaagaatattttttatttgattatttcaaatcatgaaaactcgaaaacgtaataaaaaaagaaaaaatgaataaaacaaacccctatattaataaagtaataagaaa
Protein-coding regions in this window:
- the LOC125585655 gene encoding cell number regulator 8-like, which gives rise to MAKEDNHEAQRCECEDHEESSPLLQVNESNICSKGDTTKTAEEYGWTADGLPVSQGSVIGEPIGRNQWSSGLFSCLGRNDEFCSSDLEVCLLGSVAPCVLYGSNAERLGSAPGTFSNHCLTYLGLYFVGNSLFGWNCLAPWFSYSSRSAIRRRFNLEGSFEAMNRSCGCCGSCIEDEMQREHMETTCDFVTHVLCHTCALCQEGREIRRKVLHPGFNAQSTVVVLPPSEQTMGRK